One Coccinella septempunctata chromosome 1, icCocSept1.1, whole genome shotgun sequence DNA window includes the following coding sequences:
- the LOC123319203 gene encoding uncharacterized protein LOC123319203, with the protein MSARVKSCCVVGCKNRDARRYVIAAEENCRRVWLERIGNVKMFELNENQMKNMRICKTHYHEDCIEKSGKLKRGSLPSINVPGYAEGDGAIFFKNSPIKFRSEALLKNIEELGPSTSFGGSPKPRVIAPERTYQNFKRRKLSTHLSESDVSTELFFSKFSNSCENESALVVKNPVRSRRRVKSLSEGEFLQITIELYKISKISVITEYTKANFTYSVHT; encoded by the exons ATGTCTGCGAGAGTGAAGTCGTGCTGTGTTGTTGGGTGCAAAAATCGTGATGCAAGAAG gTATGTCATTGCTGCTGAAGAAAATTGCCGCAGAGTGTGGCTGGAACGTATTGGCAATGTGAAGATGTTCGAATTAAATGAAAACCAAATGAAAAACATGAGGATATGTAAGACTCATTACCACGAGGACTGCATAGAAAAGAGTGGGAAGCTAAAAAGAGGTTCTTTGCCCTCGATCAATGTTCCAG gGTATGCAGAAGGAGAtggagcaattttttttaaaaactccCCTATAAAATTCCGCTCTGAAGCCTTGCTTAAAAACATCGAGGAATTAGGTCCTTCCACTTCATTTGGTGGAAGCCCAAAACCTAGAGTGATTGCACCCGAAAGGACCTATCAAAATTTTAAGAGGAGGAAATTATCAACACATCTGTCCGAATCAGACGTTTCCACTGAattattcttctcaaaattttcaaattcttgtgAAAATGAATCTGCGCTTGTAGTGAAAAACCCGGTAAGATCGAGGAGGAGGGTGAAATCACTCTCAGAAGGTGAATTTTTACAAATAACAATTGAACTATATAAGATTAGTAAAATCAGTGTTATTACAGAATATACTAAAGCAAACTTTACATATTCTGTTCACACCTAA
- the LOC123309880 gene encoding uncharacterized protein LOC123309880, which produces MASAGFDVVNWTFNSKILRTKFSETSVGVKQIDDSSSLHRVLGLWWDTEKDEFRFKLNLKDIISEKSTTKRIVLRTIMSLFDPVGFISSFTIKAKILMQDIWRTDLNWDEDLNENLLKTWKKWMDELAKIAEVRIPRCYSLQIPIARNIELHTFCDSSEKAFAVVSFLIVVVENVGKIDVSLVSSKIRVAPLKPLSIPKSELQAAVMATRLAQSIKYELDTPIMRMFFWSDSQCVISWIKSDGRKFKQFVAHRIGEIQESTKIEDWRWIPTNLNPADEARRPHIDSTKIISDIWIAGPEFLRKTEEYWPKESTSKFSDSEISMEIKREYINLCSTSTEKRNPLPDIFMFLQMAKTNEMYGLVSEVFTENHFLSDHNVEMVH; this is translated from the coding sequence ATGGCTTCTGCGGGATTCGACGTAGTGAACTGgactttcaattcaaaaatcctGAGAAcgaaattttcagaaacttCTGTTGGTGTGAAACAAATAGATGACAGCTCATCGCTCCATAGAGTTCTTGGACTGTGGTGGGATACTGAAAAAGACGAATTTCGTTTCAAACTAAATTTGAAAGATAtaatttctgaaaaaagtacaACAAAAAGGATTGTCTTGCGAACTATAATGTCCTTGTTCGATCCAGTAGGTTTTATTTCGAGTTTCACCATCAAAGCAAAAATTTTAATGCAGGATATCTGGAGGACTGATTTGAACTGGGATGAAGATTTGAATGAAAACCTCCTGAAAACCTGGAAAAAATGGATGGACGAATTGGCGAAAATTGCAGAAGTTAGAATTCCACGGTGTTATAGCTTACAAATTCCGATAGCAAGGAATATAGAACTCCATACATTTTGCGACAGTAGCGAGAAGGCGTTTGCAGTAGTTTCGTTTCTCATAGTTGTGGTAGAAAATGTGGGAAAAATAGATGTCTCACTAGTTTCATCCAAAATACGCGTTGCACCACTCAAACCACTTTCGATTCCCAAATCAGAACTTCAAGCAGCTGTTATGGCAACTAGATTGGCACAATCAATCAAATATGAATTGGACACACCTATCATGCGAATGTTTTTCTGGTCAGACTCTCAATGTGTGATTTCCTGGATCAAAAGtgatggaagaaaattcaagcAATTTGTTGCTCACAGAATAGGGGAAATTCAGGAGAGCACAAAAATAGAAGACTGGAGATGGATTCCGACTAATTTGAATCCAGCTGATGAGGCAAGGAGACCTCATAtcgattcaacaaaaataatttcagaCATTTGGATTGCTGGACCAGAATTTCTACGAAAAACTGAAGAATACTGGCCCAAAGAATCGACttcgaaattctcagattcagaGATCTCCATGGAAATAAAAAGGGAATATATCAACTTGTGCTCAACATCTACGGAAAAAAGGAATCCACTACCTGACATCTTTATGTTTCTCCAAATGGCTAAGACTAATGAGATGTACGGCCTGGTGTCAGAGGTTTTTACGGAAAATCACTTCCTTTCGGATCATAATGTGGAGATGGTTCACTAA